In one Lolium rigidum isolate FL_2022 chromosome 3, APGP_CSIRO_Lrig_0.1, whole genome shotgun sequence genomic region, the following are encoded:
- the LOC124697704 gene encoding LOW QUALITY PROTEIN: protein argonaute MEL1-like (The sequence of the model RefSeq protein was modified relative to this genomic sequence to represent the inferred CDS: inserted 2 bases in 1 codon) produces the protein MGGRGGGRAPTGFVWPPPGAGTSTPRPSSSPYQPATAVYHNPAATTPHVGAYQHGVVYRTPAPSPVRARXPSPAAVTIRAPSPTPARVSAPPPSPTPSTATVAKELEQKLFVTETALAPPAAAAAAAVAASQPGQPAAEKAPEVDLAPVSKKGLAHPARPGAGTAGKKVMIRANHFLVNVADNNLFHYDVSINPESKSRQTNREVLSELIKIHGKTSLGGKLPAYDGRKSLYTAGSLPFESEEFTVTLVDPEKKDKERAEREYKITIRIAGRTDLYHLQQFLCGRQRDMPQETIQVLDVVLRESPSWNYVTVSRSFFSTTFGHRGDIGEGLECWRGYYQSLRPTQMGLSLNIDISATSFFKPVTVIQFVQEFLNLRDVSRPLNDRDRVKIKKALRGVRVETNHQTDQIRRYKITGLTSVPMSQLIFPVDERGTRMSVVQYFFDRYNYKLQHTNWPCLQSGSDSRPVYLPMEACKIVEGQRYSKKLNDKQVTNILRATCQRPQQREQSIREMVLHNKYAEDKFAQEFGIKVCSDLALVPARVLPPPMLKYHDSGREKTCAPSVGQWNMINKKMINGGTIDHWACLSFSRMRPEEVYRFCVDLIQMCNATGMSVCPRPVVDIRTATPNNIEHALRDVHRRTAELIAQQGKGGQLQLLLVILPEVTGSYGKIKRVCETDLGIVSQCCLPRHASRPNKQYLENVALKINVKAGGRNTVLERAFVRNGIPYVSEIPTIIFGADVTHPPPGEDSASSIAAVVASMDWPEITKYRGLVSAQPHRQEIIEDLFSVTKDPKKGTVNGGMIRELLIAFRRKTGRRPERIIFYRDGVSEGQFSHVLLHEMDALRKACASLEEGYLPPVTFVVVQKRHHTRLFPEVHGKRETADKSGNILPGTVVDLMICHPTEFDFYLCSHAGIQGTSRPTHYHVLYDENHFTADALQSLTNNLCYTYARCTRAVSVVPPAYYAHLAAFRARYYVEGDSSDGGSTPGGGVAREGPAEVRQLPLIKENVKDVMFYC, from the exons ATGGGAGGGCGCGGAGGCGGGCGCGCCCCCACCGGCTTCGTCTGGCCGCCTCCGGGCGCCGGCACGTCGACCCCGCGCCCTTCGTCGTCGCCGTACCAGCCCGCGACGGCCGTCTACCACAACCCGGCCGCGACCACGCCGCACGTCGGCGCGTACCAGCACGGCGTCGTCTACCGCACGCCCGCGCCGTCTCCCGTACGCGCCCG GCCTTCGCCCGCCGCCGTCACCATCCGCGCGCCTTCCCCGACCCCGGCCCGCGtctcggcgccgccgccatcaccgacgccgTCTACCGCGACCGTCGCCAAGGAGCTCGAGCAGAAGCTCTTCGTCACCGAGACCGCGCTGGCCCcgccggctgcggcggccgcggcggcggtggccgcgtCGCAGCCGGGCCAGCCCGCGGCCGAGAAGGCGCCCGAGGTCGACCTCGCCCCCGTCTCCAAGAAGGGGCTCGCCCACCCTGCGCGCCCCGGCGCCGGCACCGCCGGGAAGAAGGTCATGATCCGCGCCAACCACTTCCTCGTCAACGTCGCCGACAACAACCTCTTCCACTACGAC GTTTCCATCAACCCAGAGTCAAAATCAAGACAGACAAACAGAGAGGTACTCAGTGAGCTTATCAAGATACACGGGAAGACATCTCTTGGCGGCAAATTGCCTGCCTATGATGGAAGGAAGAGCCTTTACACTGCAGGCTCACTTCCTTTTGAATCAGAGGAATTCACTGTTACACTGGTTGATCCTGAAAAGAAAGATAAAGAAAG GGCTGAAAGGGAGTACAAGATCACCATTCGAATTGCTGGGAGAACTGACCTGTACCACCTTCAGCAGTTCCTATGTGGAAGACAGAGGGATATGCCTCAAGAAACCATCCAAGTACTTGATGTTGTCCTCAGGGAGTCACCATCTTGGAA CTATGTCACAGTGTCCAGATCCTTTTTCTCTACCACTTTCGGTCACAGAGGAGACATTGGTGAAGGATTGGAGTGCTGGAGAGGTTACTACCAGAGTCTGCGTCCAACACAGATGGGGCTTTCGCTCAATATAG ATATATCAGCAACATCCTTCTTCAAGCCTGTGACAGTGATCCAATTTGTTCAAGAGTTCCTCAATCTACGTGACGTCTCCCGGCCTCTGAATGACAGGGACCGTGTGAAG ATAAAGAAAGCACTGCGAGGAGTCCGTGTTGAAACAAACCACCAGACAGACCAAATCAGAAGATACAAGATAACAGGGCTCACTAGTGTCCCCATGAGCCAGCTGAT ATTTCCTGTTGATGAGAGAGGAACGAGAATGTCGGTTGTTCAGTACTTCTTCGATAGATATAACTACAAACTTCAGCATACTAATTGGCCCTGTCTGCAGTCTGGAAGTGATTCTCGGCCTGTATATTTGCCTATGGAG GCATGCAagattgtagaagggcaaaggtACTCTAAGAAGCTTAATGACAAGCAAGTGACAAACATACTTAGAGCAACCTGTCAACGTCCCCAGCAGAGGGAGCAAAGCATTCGTGAG ATGGTTCTACACAACAAGTACGCAGAGGATAAGTTCGCTCAAGAGTTTGGAATCAAGGTGTGCAGTGACCTGGCCTTAGTTCCAGCCCGTGTGCTGCCTCCTCCCATG TTGAAGTATCATGATTCTGGAAGGGAGAAAACTTGTGCACCAAGTGTTGGACAGTGGAACATGATTAACAAG AAAATGATTAATGGAGGAACAATAGACCACTGGGCATGTTTAAGTTTTTCACGCATGCGTCCTGAGGAGGTATACAGGTTCTGTGTTGATCTGATTCAGATGTGCAATGCCACTGGAATG TCTGTCTGCCCAAGGCCAGTTGTCGACATCCGGACAGCTACTCCCAACAACATTGAGCACGCATTGAGGGATGTACACAGGAGGACCGCGGAATTAATAGCTCAACAGGGAAAGGGAGGCCAGCTCCAACTGTTACTAGTAATCCTACCTGAAGTCACTGGTTCTTACG GAAAAATTAAAAGGGTTTGCGAGACTGACCTTGGGATTGTGTCTCAGTGTTGCCTGCCAAGGCATGCTTCCAGACCAAACAAGCAATATCTGGAAAATGTTGCACTCAAAATCAACGTGAAG GCCGGAGGGCGCAACACAGTTCTTGAGAGAGCGTTTGTGCGAAATGGTATACCTTATGTTTCTGAAATCCCAACAATCATCTTTGGTGCTGATGTTACACACCCCCCACCTGGCGAGGACTCTGCATCATCTATTGCTGCA GTGGTGGCATCGATGGATTGGCCAGAAATCACCAAGTACAGGGGTCTTGTCTCTGCTCAACCACACAGGCAGGAGATAATAGAAGATCTCTTCAGTGTCACCAAAGATCCAAAGAAGGGTACCGTCAATGGTGGCATGATCAG GGAGCTATTGATTGCCTTCCGCAGGAAGACAGGCCGGAGGCCTGAGAGGATAATCTTCTACAG AGATGGCGTAAGTGAAGGTCAATTCAGTCATGTTCTGCTTCATGAAATGGATGCACTCCGGAAG GCCTGTGCCTCTTTGGAGGAGGGTTATCTACCCCCAGTCACTTTTGTGGTTGTCCAGAAAAGGCATCATACCAGGCTATTCCCTGAGGTTCATGGAAAACGTGAGACGGCTGATAAGAGTGGGAACATTCTTCCTG GAACTGTGGTTGACCTCATGATTTGCCACCCTACTGAGTTTGATTTCTACTTGTGTAGCCATGCTGGCATTCAG GGAACTAGTAGGCCAACACATTACCATGTTCTTTATGATGAGAATCACTTCACAGCTGATGCTCTTCAGTCACTGACCAACAATCTTTGCTACac ATATGCTCGTTGCACTCGCGCAGTCTCTGTTG TCCCACCAGCGTACTATGCCCATCTTGCTGCATTCCGTGCTCGCTACTACGTGGAAGGAGACAGTTCAGATGGTGGCTCAACCCCTGGCGGAGGTGTTGCCCGAGAGGGACCTGCGGAGGTGCGCCAACTCCCACTGATCAAGGAGAATGTCAAGGACGTCATGTTCTACTGCTGA